A window of Thunnus thynnus chromosome 17, fThuThy2.1, whole genome shotgun sequence contains these coding sequences:
- the LOC137168156 gene encoding trafficking regulator of GLUT4 1, which yields MATSPSTTQPSSNMEEPQQPDQPTSTQPEGEANHTAVTSQPASAKHQVPPPTTDAPEQIEHDKAMDELTTMSDNTETINGIGPVMVDSPTVSSVSPKLHAKPGGHPNGRPRLGSRAGSVAAGSPRPSLTRQPSAIIEGAGDGSKPRDYLILAILSCFCPLWPINIVALTFSVMSRNSLQQGNIDGARRLGRNAMVLSVVSILGGIVIIAAAIALNWGLILKS from the exons ATGGCCACCAGTCCCAGCACCACCCAGCCATCCAGCAACATGGAGGAGCCGCAGCAGCCGGACCAGCCAACCAGCACACAGCCAGAAGGAGAAGCCAACCACACCGCTGTGACTTCTCAACCGGCCAGCGCTAAGCATCAAGTCCCACCCCCGACAACAGACGCTCCTGAACAAATAGAGCACGACAAAGCCATGGATGAGCTGACCACGATGAGCGACAACACCGAGACCA TCAATGGCATTGGTCCAGTGATGGTCGACTCTCCCACAGTGTCCTCTGTGTCACCCAAACTGCATGCTAAGCCAGGCGGCCATCCCAATGGTCGGCCTCGTTTGGGCAGTCGGGCTGGCTCAGTGGCGGCAGGCTCACCCAGGCCCTCGCTCACCCGCCAACCCAGTGCCATCATAGAGGGCGCGGGGGATGGATCCAAGCCGAGGGACTACCTGATCCTGGCCATCCTGTCCTGCTTCTGCCCACTGTGGCCCATCAACATTGTAGCCCTCACCTTCTCCGTGATG TCCCGAAACAGTCTGCAGCAAGGCAACATTGATGGTGCTCGCCGTTTGGGCCGTAATGCTATGGTGCTGTCTGTCGTCTCCATTTTGGGAGGGATTGTTATAATTGCTGCAGCCATCGCACTCAATTGGGGAT TGATATTAAAATCCTGA